The window acgctctaaccgaatgagctatgaagccactgacgttgggagctggtcatttgtgggttccaatgttcccgtgaggaatgaatcgacgatgaaatgatatatgaaatgatctgaactgcggatatgaaatcaagcgaagctatgatcctcgcagttatgaatgcaatatttgcaattgcgtggagaagcctgaaaagactgaaaaattcaggacttcaacggggtttgaacccgtggccTCCCGATACCATAAGGTGCTTATAGGCCTAATCGCCACTGTTCCTtcaagtggtgtcaataccaatggatgacgAAATTGACAAAATATCGCAAAATTGCagattttgtcaaattcgcccaaagcgccaaaatcgccaatgttcatccaaatggtgtcaataccaatggatgaactaatttgacgaaattggcaaaatatcgccaaaatcacTAATTTTGCCAAttttaccgcgcaccggtggctcagttggttgagcatcgggctgtcatgcgggagttcgcgggttcgaaccccggccggatcaacactcaggtgctgcctttgtaatttcgtCTCCAAATGGACAGACTTTCAAgtcctctcggataaggactataaaccgtaggccccgtctcacaaatatcttctatgttcataagttccctgtggaacgttaaaaaacccacacactattcgagaagagtaagggataaagtccccggtgttgtggctgttctgttctctccagcagaagtggccggcttggcgatgatgtctctaaaaaggcttgtggtgtatgaggccacctaagcagaaacagccacgagtcaaaaagggactttgccgagtgctggaacatgtagatgtagatgtagattgtcaatcgtggagttctttcgccaaatctgccatttttgtcatcggtgcatttctggacataagtggctTCTCTAAGTTTTAATAAcagaatagaccactttcataaattgtgaccacctttacattcttttgtatttatttaattagacctactgccttcattttgaaacaaataatcttttgaaatttgctcgtcgtagccaggctagaaaggcttataagcattaaaacaaaagaatattttatttggtgcCCAGTATGAAAGAGGCCTATTGAACgttttcaagtgacgtcatggcggccatgttggtgttccaaaacaaaggaatgacgCCATTATGGTgcaccaaactaatcctccgggaattgaacggTCCTTTGTTTcggtaatccaatatggctgctggtcacttTTGTAAccgaaattttctcttttagTTGAACCACTCACGCTTAATTACCGTTCGATCACTTGAATTTCTCCAATACCGGAATGCTTGTTCTACGATACATAATAAAGTGCGTTCAAATTGTTGTTTGGTTGCTTGAAGTCTACATTAAGTTCAAAAACTATTGACTAATCGTCGATGACAGAAGCTCAACCTTGGTTCAGCCGAAAGATATTTTCGCCGCGTTCTTAAAATACAGTCAATCAACTGGAATCAACTTTGCTTGGTATCTCGCCTCAGCGCAGAATGGAATCACACGGAAATCTCTACTCAGATGCCGACGCAAATGTTCACCGAATCACTCGTTCAAGCAGAAGGTACCTCAATCAAGGAGCGAGATCCGAAAGAATTTATCGACTGAAAAGAACACGGGCTGGAAAGAAAGCTAACGTCACAAAGTTACGAAATGAAGTGCAACATCTCATGGCTGATTACAAAAACATTAACAAGGTGAGCGAGAAATTTGTTGAACTAGATAATGCTATGAAAACCTTCAGAGTTGCGCATTTGAAATATCATGCTGAACTTACAGATGAATTTGATATCGATGAATCTAAGGAATATTATGACTCTGAGGAAGCCAAAGTCTCTCGACTTCTTGACAATATAACTGCATGGATAAATACTGAAAAACGTAGAATTGAAGAAACCATTGCCGATTATGTGTCGGACGTTGGGGTTTCACCTCAGGATTCTGTTAGCAATGTTGGTCGTCGTAATTTACCATCTTCTCGGAACTCTAAGGGTTTAAGGCGTCAGTCTTCTATTTCTTCAAAAATCATCAAACACCATGATTTCCGGCGAGCGCTCGAGAGCTTCTCTTATCGTTGAAACATCAACATTACATAAGCGTCAAGCCATACAAATGGAAGAATGTTTGCTTGAAAGTGAAATTCGGAAAACACAATTGGAGCAAGATCGTGCTAGACTAGAGTTAGAGCACAGAAAGGAACAGTTGAAATTAGAAACTGAACTTCTCGAAATCCGAGCGAGGGAAGATGAAATGATTTCACGCGCGTCTTTGAATCGTGATAGTAATCACGACGAAAACTGCAAAGTCTCACGGTTGTCAATTTCACCTCGGCAATCGGCGCCAGAATGTCTCGCCCAAAACATTCCTGGACGGATGGAATTCGAAGATGGCGCGAAAGCCTCAGACATGAAATTACGTCATTCAACgccaaaagaaaacgaaatttcAATAAAGGGAATAGCCTCGCCCTCTTTGAAAGAAGCTTTTGATCACCAAGAAACGGGAATTAACTCTGAGAACACCGAAGGCAAGATCTCACAAGATTCTCCAGAGCGTGTTGTGACAAGTTCCGCCAGTCAGACCACGATAAAGTACACCAATCAAGGTAAAGGTACCAGGCCACCAGTCGCTGACGACGGCGAAGGAAGGTCTTTTCACGAGTTGATGCTCGACCTTCAGCGAGAACAGGCCAGCGTCCTTACCCTACCTCCGACGGAAGTGCCATGTTTTTCTGGAGATCCAATTGAATACTGTACCTTTATAAGAGCGTTTGAGACCTTGATTGAAACTAAAACTAAGAGTCCTAGTGCAAGGCTGTACTACTTGATTCAGTTCACGTCAGGTGACGCCCAAGAACTTATGCGGAGTTGTCTACCAATGGAACCAACTGAGGGCTACGACAGAGCCAAAGGATTGTTAAAGAGCAAGTTCGGGCAGAACTACAAAATTAGCACAGCTTACGCCGAGCGCGTCATGAAAGCTCCACAAATCAAAGCCGAAGATGGTCAAGCCTTACAGAGATATTCGGTCTTGCTGACTAGTTGTAAAAACACTTTGAAGGAAATCGGCTGTCTTAACAAGTTGGACAACCCGGACACTCTGCAAAAAATCGTTGAGAAATTGCCCTTTGCAAGACGAAGGTGGCGTGATATTGCGGACAGTATCACCGAGGAACAGAAAAGAGACATTACCATTGAAGATGTAACTGAGTTTGTCGATAAGAGGGCTAGAGCCGCGAATCACCCCCAGTTTGGAAATTTGGCTGGAAGCGTTTCGGAGACTGAAATCGCAGCACGTCATCCGCGATTGAAAGAAAGCGCAAACCGACCTTTACCTCTACCAAGTTGTCTTATGCAACCCACGGTCAAACAGTGCATGGCAATGCTAGTGAAGGCAGCAAGATTCAAAAATGTATATTGTGCACCCAGCAACACTGGCTATCGCGTTGTAAGGCCTTCAGAGAAAAGTCTACGCAAGAAAGACTCAAATTTGTACGCGAAAAGGGACTGTGTGACAACTGTCTGCAGGTTGGTCACATGGCAAAATCTTGCCCTAAAGAAAGTTTCTGTAAAGTGGAGAATTGCAGAGTGGGAAGAAAGCACTCAACCTTCTTGCACGTAAAGGATGATGGAGAGAAACTGCAAGGCAACGTTGAACCAACGCCAGCACAGGTCACTACCAACAACGGCTGCATCAATCGGGTTAGCCTGTGTAGCTCCACTGGGGCCGGCATGACACAAGCCACTGGGATGCCCATTGTTCCTGTACGGGTAAAAGCGAAAGATTCCAGCTCTCTTGTGGAAGTTTATGCATTCTTAGATCCTGGGTCGAATACCACGTTCTGTACCAAGCGTCTAATCAATCGACTCGGAGTGCAAGGAGACGAAGCCTCGTTGTCACTGACTACTATGAACAATGACAATGTTCAGTCAGTCTGTACCGTTGTGAATCTTGTGGTCTACGACCTTCAAGAGAAGAACGCAATAGAGTTACCAAGTGTTTATTCTTGTGAAAATTTGCCTGTGGCGGCAAAGGACATTCCAACTCAAGTTGACGTGAACCAATGGCCATATCTGAAGGGTATAAAACTGCCTTCCATCGAGTCTGACAAAGTCGACCTGTTGATCGGGAATGATGTTCCCAAAGCGTTAGAACCCAAACAAGTGAGGGAAAGTCAAGAGGGTGGTCCATATGCAATCAAGACGGTGCTTGGATGGACTATCAACGGACCTCTAGGGAGAAAAACGTCTTCGCAAGACCACTTAGTCAACCTAATCAACGCGAATGTTCAGCTTAACGAACAATTCAGGAGATACTGTGACATGGAGTTCAATGAAACGAAGGTTTACGACGAAAGAACAATGTCACAAGAAGACATGAAAGCTCTCGATATCATGAAGGGTTCTGCGAAGATTGTCAACGGACATTATCAGATTGCATTACCTTGGCGTAATTATCCACCAGACCTACCCAACAACAGAGACCTCGCCGAAAATCGTTTGACATCTCTCAAGAAGCGACTAATCAAAGATGAAAAATTGCACGAAAACTACACAAACTTTATGGAGGACCTCGTAGTGAAAGGCTATGCCCAGAAAGTTCCCAAAGAGAAAGTGGGCTGCAAAGCAGGGTCCAGCTGGTACCTGCCACATCATCCTGTGATGCATCCTCGTAAACCTGAGAAAACGAGGGTAGTTTTTGACTGCGCCTTAAAGCATGGAACCGCTTCGTTGAACAACAGATTGATGCAAGGACCTGATCTAGCTAATTCGCTTGTTGGAGTCCTGACGAGGTTCAGAGAGAATAGCATTGCATTGATGGCAGACGTACAAGCCATGTTTTATCAAGTCTATGTAACCCCCGAAGACAGCGATTATCTACGTTATCTGTGGTGGCCAGAAGGAGACATCCACAAAGAACCCGAAGAGTACCAAATGAAGGTCCATCTTTTTGGAGGCGTATCTTCGCCTAGTTGCGCCAGTTTTGCGCTCAGAAAATGTGCTgaagacaacagagatcatTATTCAACTGAAGCCGTAAACACAGTCCTACGAAACTTTTATGTTGACGACTGTTTGAAGTCCATTGACGGCGAACAGGAAGCTATTCATCTCGCTACCGAGCTACGTCAAATTCTGTCTGAAGGTGGATTCAGACTCACCAAATGGATTACGAACAGTCATAGAGTTCTCGAAACGATACCCGAAAGTGAAAGGGCTGGTTCGGTGAAATCCCTGGATTTAGAACGCTTGCCTGTTGAGAGGGCATTGGGTGTCCGTTGGGACGTCCATTCCGACACTTTGAGTTTTGAAATCTCAGTCAGAGAAAGGCCACCTACTAGACGTGGAATCTTGCCTGTAATCAGTTCCCTGTACGACCCACTAGGGTTCGCATCGCCATGCATTCTGCAAGGAAGGTCTCTACTCCAAG of the Montipora foliosa isolate CH-2021 chromosome 14, ASM3666993v2, whole genome shotgun sequence genome contains:
- the LOC137985515 gene encoding uncharacterized protein, with amino-acid sequence MTQATGMPIVPVRVKAKDSSSLVEVYAFLDPGSNTTFCTKRLINRLGVQGDEASLSLTTMNNDNVQSVCTVVNLVVYDLQEKNAIELPSVYSCENLPVAAKDIPTQVDVNQWPYLKGIKLPSIESDKVDLLIGNDVPKALEPKQVRESQEGGPYAIKTVLGWTINGPLGRKTSSQDHLVNLINANVQLNEQFRRYCDMEFNETKVYDERTMSQEDMKALDIMKGSAKIVNGHYQIALPWRNYPPDLPNNRDLAENRLTSLKKRLIKDEKLHENYTNFMEDLVVKGYAQKVPKEKVGCKAGSSWYLPHHPVMHPRKPEKTRVVFDCALKHGTASLNNRLMQGPDLANSLVGVLTRFRENSIALMADVQAMFYQVYVTPEDSDYLRYLWWPEGDIHKEPEEYQMKVHLFGGVSSPSCASFALRKCAEDNRDHYSTEAVNTVLRNFYVDDCLKSIDGEQEAIHLATELRQILSEGGFRLTKWITNSHRVLETIPESERAGSVKSLDLERLPVERALGVRWDVHSDTLSFEISVRERPPTRRGILPVISSLYDPLGFASPCILQGRSLLQELCRKGLEWDDVMSLEDLQKWQSWLKDLHKLESLEFDRCFKPKDLVRLSQHNYTPFPMHRIWDTVQCRTFDL